The segment GGATGGAGTTTCAGGTTAATGACCATGGTTACGGTTACGGCTGGAACCGCCTTTTTAATGTGGCTGGGGGAACAAATCACCGAGCGCGGCATCGGGAATGGAATCTCGTTAATCATTTTTGCCGGGATCGTGGCAAGAATGCCTTCTGCAATCAGCAGTACCTATCAATTGGTTAAAACGGGTGAACTCAATATCTTTCTTCTTATCGCCCTTTTAGCCGTGATGGTATTTGTTGTGGCCGCTATCGTCTTCTTGGAAACCGGAAGGCGAAAAATTCCTGTTCAATATGCGAAAAGGGTTGTGGGGCGGAAAGTTTATGGAGGACAAAACACTCATATTCCATTGAAAATAAATACCGCCGGGGTGATTCCTCCAATTTTTGCTTCCTCGATTATTGCCTTTCCAGCAACGATTGCAGGTTTCATAGCTATCCCATGGGTTCAGGCTGTTAGCCGGAACCTGGCGCCTGGTTCTGTATTTTACACGCTTTTATATGTCGCTTTAATCGTTTTCTTTAGCTTTTTTTATACGGCGGTGGTCTTGAATCCTGTAGATATGGCTGATAATATGAAAAAATACGGAGGTTTTATTCCAGGAATTCGACCGGGGCAGAGGACTTCCGATTATATTTATCGGGTCTTGACCCGAATCACGTTTGTGGGATCTCTTTATCTCGCCGCTGTAGCAGTGCTTCCTGAACTTTTTATCTATAAGCTTCATGTGCCCTTTTATTTTGGCGGCACATCCTTATTGATCGTGGTGGGGGTGGGATTGGATACGGCGCAGCAAATCGAAACTCACATGATTACTCGAAATTATGAGGGTTTTATGAAAAAAGGACGATTAAAAGGAAGAAGCGCCTAAAAATGAATCTTAAAGAAGAGACTCAGACTCAATTGGAAACAAAGGAAAAAAAATATTCAGGTTTTAAATTAATTCTCCTGGGACCGCCAGGCGCAGGAAAAGGAACTCAAGGTCAAACTCTTTCTGCTCAATATGGAATACCGAAAATATCAACCGGAGATATCCTCAGAGAAGCCGTCGCAAACCAAACGCCTTTAGGTGTTAAAGCAAAATCGTTTTTGGATAATGGCATTCTCGTCCCCGACGAGGTCGTAAATGGCCTGGTCAGAGAGCGGTTGAACCAGTCTGATTGTCGTGAGAAAGGTTTTATTCTGGATGGGTTTCCAAGGACCATTCCACAGGCCGAGACGTTAAAGCGAATCCTGTCTGAACTCAACCTTGCCCTGGATGCTGTCATTAGCTTTGAATTGAAAGAGGCCGATTTAGTAAGAAGGTTGTCGGGTCGAAGGAGTTGTCCGAATTGTAAAATGGTTTTTCATTTAGTTTTTAATCTGCCTCAAAAACCGGGCGTCTGTGATCGTTGTGGAAATACGCTGATCCACCGCGATGATGATAAGGAAGAAACGATTAAAACCCGTTTCAAGGAGTACCAGGAAAAAACGGCGCCTCTTTTAAACTATTATCAAAGTTTGGAATTATTGTATTCGGTTCCAGGGAATGGGACAATAGAAGATGTCAATAAAGCGCTCGAAGGGATTTTATCGAACAAAAAAATAGAATGATAATT is part of the Nitrospirota bacterium genome and harbors:
- the secY gene encoding preprotein translocase subunit SecY; its protein translation is MFGRLVTSLQNIFKIEELRHRVLFTLGMLAVYRIGAHVPTPGINNEALSEFLTRQGGALMGFLDIFSGGALSKLSIFALGIMPYISASIILQLLTVVIPHLSKLAKEGERGRKKIIQYTRFGTIIIGLIQAFGIAVGLEGMEKGVFVQSPGWSFRLMTMVTVTAGTAFLMWLGEQITERGIGNGISLIIFAGIVARMPSAISSTYQLVKTGELNIFLLIALLAVMVFVVAAIVFLETGRRKIPVQYAKRVVGRKVYGGQNTHIPLKINTAGVIPPIFASSIIAFPATIAGFIAIPWVQAVSRNLAPGSVFYTLLYVALIVFFSFFYTAVVLNPVDMADNMKKYGGFIPGIRPGQRTSDYIYRVLTRITFVGSLYLAAVAVLPELFIYKLHVPFYFGGTSLLIVVGVGLDTAQQIETHMITRNYEGFMKKGRLKGRSA
- a CDS encoding adenylate kinase, whose translation is MNLKEETQTQLETKEKKYSGFKLILLGPPGAGKGTQGQTLSAQYGIPKISTGDILREAVANQTPLGVKAKSFLDNGILVPDEVVNGLVRERLNQSDCREKGFILDGFPRTIPQAETLKRILSELNLALDAVISFELKEADLVRRLSGRRSCPNCKMVFHLVFNLPQKPGVCDRCGNTLIHRDDDKEETIKTRFKEYQEKTAPLLNYYQSLELLYSVPGNGTIEDVNKALEGILSNKKIE